From the Planctomycetaceae bacterium genome, one window contains:
- a CDS encoding bifunctional DNA primase/polymerase — translation MKPPSPHSAALAAALDAIARGWSIIPADPVTKKPLTNPHTGRPMGWAKYRTAPAGEAQARQWFDPDSPPLVAVILGEASGGLVCRDFDGAAGRSAYAAWAKENPGLAKSLPTAKTPDGLHVYFRSTWQGFIDCGDGELRGDSGHYCCLPPGPGRDWIIPLPKGDLPLVDNPVAVFHATPRESLVNACDRLCPPVSACNPLVCSCVTVAEDEDRIQRAIEATLPSGTRQRHKAIFHFARRLKGMDDVKNAAPADLKHLVRAWWKRALPFIQTKDWTETWVDFVEAWDRVQHPADDRQLKDCLARAKARPVAGIENPIMATVAALCRELQIVHGSDPFFLSGYKLAGLLEIEHRKAARWLRHLERGERIIRRVKVYSLEERKAAEYLYIGPE, via the coding sequence ATGAAACCGCCAAGCCCACACAGCGCCGCCCTTGCCGCCGCCCTGGACGCGATCGCGCGCGGATGGTCGATCATCCCGGCGGACCCGGTGACGAAGAAGCCGCTGACGAATCCGCACACAGGCCGCCCGATGGGATGGGCGAAGTATCGGACCGCGCCGGCCGGTGAAGCCCAAGCCCGTCAATGGTTCGACCCGGACAGCCCGCCCCTTGTCGCCGTGATCCTGGGCGAAGCGTCCGGCGGACTGGTCTGTCGCGACTTCGACGGGGCCGCCGGGCGCAGCGCCTATGCGGCATGGGCGAAAGAGAATCCCGGCCTTGCCAAGAGCCTGCCGACGGCGAAGACGCCGGACGGGCTGCACGTCTACTTCCGTTCGACCTGGCAAGGATTCATCGACTGCGGCGACGGCGAACTGCGCGGCGATTCTGGGCACTACTGTTGCCTGCCCCCTGGCCCCGGACGTGATTGGATTATTCCCCTTCCCAAAGGCGACTTGCCACTTGTCGACAACCCCGTCGCGGTTTTTCACGCGACGCCGCGAGAATCTCTTGTAAACGCCTGTGACCGCTTGTGTCCGCCTGTGTCCGCTTGTAACCCTCTTGTATGCTCTTGTGTGACAGTCGCGGAAGATGAGGACCGGATTCAGCGGGCAATCGAGGCGACGCTGCCGAGCGGTACGCGTCAGAGGCACAAGGCAATCTTCCACTTCGCCCGCCGCCTGAAGGGCATGGACGACGTGAAGAACGCCGCGCCGGCCGATCTGAAACACTTGGTCCGCGCATGGTGGAAGCGGGCGCTGCCGTTCATCCAGACAAAGGACTGGACGGAGACATGGGTGGACTTTGTCGAGGCATGGGACCGTGTACAGCACCCCGCCGACGACAGGCAGTTGAAAGACTGCCTTGCACGAGCGAAGGCCCGCCCTGTGGCTGGAATCGAGAATCCCATTATGGCGACCGTGGCCGCCCTATGCAGAGAACTCCAGATTGTTCATGGCAGCGATCCGTTCTTTTTGAGCGGGTATAAACTGGCCGGACTGCTTGAAATCGAACACCGCAAGGCGGCGCGATGGCTGAGGCACCTGGAGCGCGGCGAGAGAATCATCCGCCGCGTGAAGGTCTATTCCCTTGAGGAACGCAAGGCCGCAGAGTATTTGTACATCGGCCCGGAATAA
- a CDS encoding helix-turn-helix transcriptional regulator, with amino-acid sequence MGRKRIKLSDQIRRAVNQSALSRYAMCKAAKIDQATFSRFMHGVVGLSMATLDDLADVLGLDLAPLPDKPKASKTKGR; translated from the coding sequence ATGGGTAGAAAACGAATCAAGTTGAGCGACCAAATCAGGCGGGCGGTGAACCAGTCCGCCCTGTCGCGATATGCGATGTGCAAGGCCGCGAAGATCGATCAAGCGACCTTTTCCCGATTCATGCACGGGGTAGTGGGGCTGTCGATGGCGACGCTGGACGATCTGGCCGACGTTCTGGGCCTGGACCTTGCCCCGCTGCCCGACAAGCCCAAGGCCAGCAAAACGAAGGGAAGGTGA